Genomic window (Salinibacterium sp. M195):
GGAGCAATCATGGACGTAACACTCGGAAAAGACTTTCTCGGCGACGAAGACGAAGCCGACCTCGTGGAATGGCTCGTCGCCGACGGCGCGACCGTAGCGAAGGGCGACCCGATCGCTCAAGTCGAAACGTCGAAGCTCGTCAATGACTTCACGTCGCCCAGCGCGGGCGTCATCACTTTCTCGGTTGCAGTCGGCGACGTCGTCTCGGTCGACGACGTCATCGCGACTATCGAATAGGAGCGGCTCATGCCTGACTTTGATAACGAAACACAAGGAATCACCGGATTGCGCCTCATGGCAAAGATCCGCGAGTTTGAACGACGGATGCCGCTGCTCTCTGAAGAGGGACTCATCCGCGGTTCGACCCACCCGTCTGTGGGCATGGAAGCCGTAGCCGTCGGAGTCTCGCTGGCTCTCGAAACCGGAGATGCTGTCGCCAGCAACCATCGCGGTCACGCCCACACCCTCGCCAAAGGTGCCGACTTCGGTCGCACCATGGCAGAGATCCTCGGTCGCGCAGACGGGTACTGCGGCGGCAAAGGCGGTTCGATGCATATTGGCGTGAAGGAGATTGGTGTCCTTGGCACCAACGGCATCGTTGGTGCCGGAATCGGCATCGCGACAGGCTCGGCGTTGGCGGCAAAAGTCAGCGGCGACGGAAGCGTAGCGGTTGCCTACTTCGGCGATGGCGCAGCAAACCAGGGCGTACTCGCTGAGGCTTTCAACCTCGCCGCGATCTGGAACCTACCGGTGATTTTCGTACTCGAGAACAACCACTACGCCCAGTCCGCATCCATCGAAGAAATGGTGGCTCAGCCGGACTTCACCCAGCGCGGCGAGGCGTATGGCGTGAAATCGGTTGCCGTAAACGGCATGGATATGCGCGACGTTTACCTTGCCGCCCGCGAGGCCGTCGATAAAGCCCGGGCAGGTGACGGCCCCACCTTAATCGTCGCCGACACCTACCGTTACCTCGGACACATGGCAGGAGACACCGAAATCTACCGGGATGCCGACGAGGTCAAGCGCTGGCACGACAAGGATCCGATTGCCTTTCTGGCATCCGATCTCATCGATTCTGGAGCGCTCGACAACGAGCGCTGGACCACGATGCAGGCGGAGCTCACCACCGAGGTGCAGGCCGCAGAAGACTTCGCGCGAAACTCCCCGTTCCCCGACGTTTCAACAGCATTCACCGATGTGTACGACAAGGAAGAAGAGGTCTCGCGATGAGTAAAACACCCAAGAGCATGAGCACGTGGCGTGCCCTCAACGCCGCACTGCACGACATTCTCGAAGACACTCCGGAGTCATTCGTCATCGGTGAAGACATCACTACCTGGGGCACCGGGGGTGGCATCTACGGTGTTACCCGCAAGCTCGCGGATGTCTATGGCAAGAACCGGGTGATGGATACCCCGATCAGTGAAGAAGTACTGATCTCCGCGGTGACTGCAGCAGCAGCTCGAGGAACGCGTCCGATCCTCGAGATCATGTATTCCGACTTTGCCTTCCTCGGCTTTGACGGCATCATCAACCAGGCCGCGAAGTCGCGCTACATGTTCGGTGGACAGTTCGACGTTCCGCTGGTGATCCGCACGAATGGCGGTTCGGGAATCGGTAAGGCTGCTCAGCACTCGCAGTCCCTCGAGACCCTTTTCGCGCACATCCCCGGCCTTGAGGTCGTTGTGCCCGGAACGCCCGGAGACGCCTACGGGCTGCTGCGCCACGCGGTTACGACCAATAACCCGACGATCTTCCTCGAACACAAGAATCAGTACTACGACAAGGGACTTGTCGACTTTGAGCCGCTTCCCTTCGGTCAGGCTCGCATCGCACGAGTCGGTACCGACGTCACGATCGTCGCGACGCAGCAGATTCTCGCGCGGTCACTGGTTGCGGCCGAAATTCTTGAGGCCGAAGGGATTAGCGCCGAGGTCATCGACCCCCGCACGCTGTTCCCCTTCGACATGGACACCGTTTACGCATCGGTTGCTAAAACCGGGCATCTCGTCGTCGGCCACGAAGCGGTTCGAGACTACGGCTGGGGTGCAGAGTTCGTGGCAGAAGTCGTCGAGAACTCGTGGGACAAGCTCGATGCCGCACCGGTTCGACTCGGCGCTGCACGCACGCCTATCCCTTACAGCGAAGAACTCGAAGCTGCGGTTATCCCCACCGTCGAGAAGATCGTCGCTGCTGTGCGACGCACCCTCGCGTAAAGAACCAAAGAACTGGGTGGGGGGTATTCGTTCGGATGCCCCCACCTGCACGAGCAAGAAAGTCTGGATGACATGCAACGACTCAGCAATAAGGTAGCCCTCGTTTTCGGCGGAGGATCAGCAGGAGGCGAGATTAACAACGGCCTCGCGACGAGCATTGTGTACGCGCAAGCTGGCGCACACGTCGTGATCGTTGACGTTAACGAAGAAGCTGTTGAGAGCGGCATCGCTCGCCTTAAGTCTGAGTGTGCCGACGCAGGAATTCCGTTTGAGGGGACTGGCCTCGTTGGCGACGTCACCTCGGAGGAGTCCGTGTCAGCCGTTGTGGAGCAGGTCATCGCCCGCTACGGTCGCATCGACATTCTGCACAATAACGTCGGAGTCGCTCGCATGGGAGGCCCCATCGAGATGAGCCTGGAAGAGTGGGAATTCGTGATGCGGATTAACCTCACCAGCGCGTTCCTTACCTGCAAGTTCGTGCTCCCCCCACATGCTGGAACAGGGCTCCGGGGCGATCGTTAACGTCTCCTCCATCGGAGGAATGCGCTACATCGGCTACAACTACCCGAGCTACTCCGCGACCAAGGGCGGAATGATTCAATTCACAACCAACATCGCTCTTCAGTACGCACGTCAAGGAAT
Coding sequences:
- a CDS encoding thiamine pyrophosphate-dependent dehydrogenase E1 component subunit alpha, translated to MPDFDNETQGITGLRLMAKIREFERRMPLLSEEGLIRGSTHPSVGMEAVAVGVSLALETGDAVASNHRGHAHTLAKGADFGRTMAEILGRADGYCGGKGGSMHIGVKEIGVLGTNGIVGAGIGIATGSALAAKVSGDGSVAVAYFGDGAANQGVLAEAFNLAAIWNLPVIFVLENNHYAQSASIEEMVAQPDFTQRGEAYGVKSVAVNGMDMRDVYLAAREAVDKARAGDGPTLIVADTYRYLGHMAGDTEIYRDADEVKRWHDKDPIAFLASDLIDSGALDNERWTTMQAELTTEVQAAEDFARNSPFPDVSTAFTDVYDKEEEVSR
- a CDS encoding alpha-ketoacid dehydrogenase subunit beta: MSKTPKSMSTWRALNAALHDILEDTPESFVIGEDITTWGTGGGIYGVTRKLADVYGKNRVMDTPISEEVLISAVTAAAARGTRPILEIMYSDFAFLGFDGIINQAAKSRYMFGGQFDVPLVIRTNGGSGIGKAAQHSQSLETLFAHIPGLEVVVPGTPGDAYGLLRHAVTTNNPTIFLEHKNQYYDKGLVDFEPLPFGQARIARVGTDVTIVATQQILARSLVAAEILEAEGISAEVIDPRTLFPFDMDTVYASVAKTGHLVVGHEAVRDYGWGAEFVAEVVENSWDKLDAAPVRLGAARTPIPYSEELEAAVIPTVEKIVAAVRRTLA
- a CDS encoding lipoyl domain-containing protein; translation: MDVTLGKDFLGDEDEADLVEWLVADGATVAKGDPIAQVETSKLVNDFTSPSAGVITFSVAVGDVVSVDDVIATIE
- a CDS encoding SDR family NAD(P)-dependent oxidoreductase; amino-acid sequence: MQRLSNKVALVFGGGSAGGEINNGLATSIVYAQAGAHVVIVDVNEEAVESGIARLKSECADAGIPFEGTGLVGDVTSEESVSAVVEQVIARYGRIDILHNNVGVARMGGPIEMSLEEWEFVMRINLTSAFLTCKFVLPPHAGTGLRGDR